A region of Ignatzschineria larvae DSM 13226 DNA encodes the following proteins:
- the lgt gene encoding prolipoprotein diacylglyceryl transferase, whose translation MSSLYFAPHIDPIIFSIGPVALRWYALMYIVALGLAVLLGSYRAKKPNSGWTVAQVSDMAFYLFLGAILGGRIGYTLFYDFPHFIENPASIIGWTGSSIEWAGMSFHGGLIGVLIASFLVAKRYKKGFWEFTDFIAPLIPLGLFFGRLGNFINGELWGRFTDQTWGFYFQNAPATVDYIYRHPSQLYEAFTEGLLLFIILWIYTAKPRPRAAASGLFLLGYGAFRFFVEFFREPDAHLGYIAGGWLTQGMLLCIPMIIIGLIILVIAYRKDKA comes from the coding sequence ATGTCATCACTCTACTTTGCCCCTCACATTGACCCTATTATCTTTTCCATTGGACCTGTTGCGCTCCGTTGGTATGCTTTAATGTATATCGTTGCGCTTGGCCTAGCGGTATTACTCGGCTCCTATCGCGCTAAAAAGCCCAATTCAGGATGGACTGTTGCACAAGTCAGCGATATGGCCTTTTATCTCTTCTTGGGGGCTATTTTAGGCGGTAGAATTGGTTATACCCTCTTCTATGATTTCCCTCATTTTATAGAAAATCCGGCTTCGATTATTGGTTGGACAGGATCAAGCATTGAATGGGCCGGCATGAGTTTTCATGGTGGCTTAATCGGTGTTTTAATCGCTAGCTTCTTAGTGGCAAAGCGTTATAAAAAAGGATTCTGGGAATTTACCGACTTTATTGCCCCACTGATTCCACTTGGTCTCTTCTTCGGTCGCCTTGGTAACTTTATCAATGGCGAATTGTGGGGGAGATTTACCGATCAAACTTGGGGCTTTTACTTTCAAAATGCCCCTGCAACGGTAGATTATATTTATCGTCATCCTTCGCAGCTCTATGAAGCATTCACTGAAGGATTACTACTCTTTATTATTCTTTGGATCTATACCGCAAAACCTCGTCCACGCGCAGCCGCTTCTGGTCTATTCCTCCTCGGCTATGGCGCATTTCGTTTCTTTGTGGAATTCTTCAGAGAACCCGATGCCCATCTAGGCTATATTGCCGGCGGTTGGTTAACCCAAGGAATGTTACTCTGTATCCCAATGATCATCATTGGTCTTATTATTCTCGTTATCGCCTATCGCAAGGATAAAGCATGA
- the dnaQ gene encoding DNA polymerase III subunit epsilon, whose protein sequence is MSRQIVLDTETTGFDFNKGDRIVEIGCIEMIDRKITNNDFHVYINPERSMPIEAFNVHGLGDEFLADQPLFAEIGQSFLDYVDGAELIIHNAGFDIPFLNFELQRMGLPKVTERSEVIDTLKLARELYPSQRNTLDALCRRLGVDNSGRELHGALLDSELLAQVYLLMTGGQESLFDDFAPPVISEEIEEATEQASIQAAAKATQRKILYASDSEIAAHEAFIAKIMPK, encoded by the coding sequence ATGAGTAGACAAATTGTATTAGATACCGAGACAACCGGTTTTGATTTTAATAAAGGCGATCGTATTGTTGAGATCGGCTGTATTGAGATGATTGACCGCAAAATTACAAATAATGATTTTCATGTCTATATTAACCCTGAACGATCAATGCCGATTGAAGCTTTTAATGTTCATGGGTTAGGCGATGAGTTTCTAGCAGATCAACCTCTTTTTGCGGAAATTGGTCAAAGTTTTCTAGATTATGTCGATGGTGCTGAGCTCATCATTCATAATGCTGGCTTTGATATCCCCTTTCTTAACTTCGAACTTCAAAGAATGGGATTACCGAAAGTCACGGAACGTTCCGAGGTGATTGATACCCTCAAACTCGCACGAGAGCTCTACCCTTCTCAGAGAAATACGCTCGATGCGCTCTGCCGGCGTTTAGGGGTTGATAACTCTGGTCGAGAGCTTCATGGTGCGCTATTAGACTCCGAACTACTCGCACAAGTCTACCTACTGATGACCGGTGGACAAGAATCTCTCTTTGATGATTTTGCCCCTCCTGTAATTTCTGAAGAGATAGAAGAAGCAACGGAACAAGCCTCGATTCAGGCCGCTGCAAAAGCCACTCAACGTAAGATTCTCTACGCATCTGATAGCGAAATTGCGGCACACGAGGCGTTTATCGCTAAGATTATGCCAAAATAA
- the rnhA gene encoding ribonuclease HI, with protein sequence MTTHQQTSQDSSKPSPEEFVYAYTDGACRGNPGPGGWGVLLIYKGHEKTLSGFEPETTNNRMELTAAIKALQALTRPCHIVLTTDSRYVQQGVLNWIDGWIRRDWKTANNKPVLNQDLWRLLLLERERHLSIDWCWVKGHAGHRENEIVDQLATGAITEHLGKG encoded by the coding sequence ATGACGACTCATCAACAAACCTCTCAGGATTCATCCAAGCCTTCTCCGGAGGAATTTGTATATGCTTATACCGATGGTGCTTGCCGAGGAAATCCCGGTCCCGGCGGTTGGGGGGTATTGTTAATCTACAAAGGTCATGAAAAGACCCTTTCGGGATTTGAACCGGAAACGACCAATAACCGTATGGAATTAACGGCGGCAATTAAAGCTCTGCAAGCGCTTACTCGCCCTTGTCATATTGTGCTTACTACGGATTCTCGGTATGTGCAGCAAGGGGTATTAAACTGGATTGATGGTTGGATCCGCCGGGATTGGAAAACTGCCAATAATAAACCGGTACTTAATCAAGATTTATGGCGCTTACTGCTACTAGAGCGGGAACGCCATCTTTCAATTGATTGGTGTTGGGTAAAAGGACATGCTGGGCATCGGGAAAATGAGATCGTGGATCAACTCGCTACCGGGGCGATTACCGAGCATTTAGGAAAAGGATAA
- a CDS encoding thymidylate synthase, whose product MKQYLDLMQKVRTEGAFKEDRTGTGTFSIFGHQMRFDLSQGFPLVTTKKLHIRSIIYELLWFLKGDTNIAYLQENGVRIWNEWADKNGNLGPVYGAQWRSWPKADGTVVDQISELIEQIKTNPDSRRLIVSAWNVGELDQMALPPCHLLFQFYVSNGKLSCQLYQRSADIFLGVPFNIASYSLLTHMIAQVCDLEVGDFIWTGGDCHLYANHIEQADLQLSREPLALPTLKIHNDPQSIFDFQFEDFEICDYQSHPGIKAVVAV is encoded by the coding sequence ATGAAACAGTATCTTGATCTAATGCAAAAAGTACGCACGGAAGGGGCTTTTAAAGAAGATAGAACAGGTACCGGTACTTTCTCTATCTTTGGTCATCAAATGCGTTTTGATCTCTCACAAGGTTTTCCGCTAGTGACCACTAAGAAACTCCACATTCGTTCAATCATTTATGAATTGTTGTGGTTCCTCAAAGGCGATACCAACATCGCTTACTTGCAAGAAAATGGCGTTCGTATTTGGAATGAGTGGGCAGATAAAAATGGCAATTTAGGCCCTGTTTATGGGGCTCAGTGGAGATCATGGCCCAAAGCAGATGGTACCGTTGTTGACCAAATCTCCGAGCTCATTGAGCAGATCAAGACAAACCCTGATTCTCGCAGACTTATCGTGAGCGCTTGGAATGTGGGCGAACTTGATCAAATGGCTCTTCCGCCTTGTCATCTACTTTTCCAATTTTATGTGAGTAACGGCAAATTATCCTGCCAACTCTATCAACGATCAGCCGATATATTCTTAGGTGTTCCTTTCAATATCGCTAGTTATTCGTTATTAACGCACATGATTGCACAGGTTTGCGACCTTGAAGTGGGCGATTTTATCTGGACAGGCGGTGATTGCCATCTTTATGCGAATCATATCGAACAGGCAGATCTACAACTCTCAAGGGAGCCTTTAGCGCTTCCAACACTGAAAATTCACAATGATCCACAATCGATCTTTGATTTCCAATTTGAAGATTTTGAGATTTGTGATTATCAGTCTCATCCCGGTATTAAAGCTGTTGTTGCGGTATAA
- a CDS encoding thiol:disulfide interchange protein DsbA/DsbL yields MFKKILATSIILLGSMVGAASAQNYYQDITPPVAPIYDPNKIEVVEIFSYACPACYMFENYFAPWRDSQKDVDDVEVITLASPGQAIWSLYAQAFYTLEAINELDKGHEAFFKAIHQDKKRFINENQIADFMATQGIDKEKFLKAWNGFSAKSSFNRAEDLIGNQYKVNFTPAIVVDGRYLISAEQANKRPGNGNAYEKLILTINDVVEKVRQERKAQEAPTTSTNMESPQEIETVTETITVTE; encoded by the coding sequence ATGTTTAAAAAAATCCTAGCCACAAGTATCATTCTTCTCGGTTCAATGGTAGGAGCTGCTAGCGCACAAAACTACTATCAAGATATTACTCCGCCGGTGGCTCCAATCTATGATCCCAATAAAATCGAGGTTGTAGAAATATTTTCATATGCATGCCCTGCATGTTATATGTTTGAAAACTACTTTGCGCCTTGGCGTGATTCACAAAAAGATGTTGATGATGTCGAAGTCATCACGCTTGCCTCACCTGGCCAAGCAATTTGGTCGCTCTATGCCCAAGCATTCTATACTTTAGAGGCCATAAATGAATTAGATAAAGGGCATGAAGCATTTTTCAAAGCGATCCATCAAGATAAAAAACGTTTTATCAATGAAAATCAAATTGCAGACTTTATGGCAACTCAGGGCATCGATAAAGAGAAATTCTTAAAAGCTTGGAATGGTTTCTCAGCGAAAAGCTCGTTTAATAGAGCTGAAGATCTTATTGGTAATCAATATAAAGTCAATTTTACACCAGCTATCGTTGTGGATGGTCGTTATCTCATCAGCGCAGAACAAGCCAATAAACGACCAGGCAATGGCAATGCATATGAAAAATTAATCCTCACCATAAATGATGTAGTAGAAAAAGTGCGTCAAGAACGCAAAGCGCAGGAGGCTCCAACCACATCGACTAATATGGAATCACCTCAGGAAATTGAAACTGTGACTGAAACTATTACTGTTACAGAATAA